CAACAACTACCTGGCGTGGGAAGATCTCACCGCATTGGATCTCTTCTCCGGTACGGGCAGCATCGCTTTCGAACTGATCTCCCGAGGGGCATCCTATGTGGTGAGCTTGGAAATGAACCAGTTGCACTACAATTTCATTTGTAAAACTCAGGAGCTGTTGGGTGCAAATGAGTTGTTTCCGCTGAAGTCTGATGTGTTCAGATATCTGCAACATGCCTCACAGCAGTTCGACCTGATCTTTGCCGATCCGCCATACGACCTGCCCAAACTGGAGACCATCCCCGAGACCATTATTCACAAAGAGCTGGTGAAAGAGGGGGGATTCTTCATCATGGAGCATTCCGGCAAGTTTGATTTCTCTCACCTCCCCCACTTCAGTGAGTGTCGCCGTTACGGCAACGTCCATTTTTCCATTTTTGCCTTTTAGTTTGTATCTTTGACCGGTAATTTTTAAAAACTACCGCATCAATGAACAGACAAACAACTAACAGTGCGAAGTCGTTTCGCTTCCGGCGATTTACACGTAAGTCCTTTTGTGTCTTCAACAGCCTGCACAAGGTGGTCACCATCGGCGTGTTGACAGGCAGCACACTGACAAGTGCGCATGCAGCGCTGGCAAACCCGACTGAAGTGACCCGACTGGAGATGCCGGCCGATACCATTGCCCCCACCGAACTGGAGGAAGTGGTGGTCACCGCCTCCAAGGCTGCACTGCCCCTCAACCTGACAGCCAGACAGGTCACCGTAATCTCTTCAGGTGACATTGAACGGGCCCCCGTCCGCAGTATTGAAGATCTTTTACAATTTGCAGCAGGAACTGATATCCTGCAACGCGGACCGCACGGCGTACAGGCGGACATCTCTCTTCGCGGCGGATCATCCGATCAGACAGCCATCCTCCTTAACGGTGTGAATCTCACCAACCCCCAGACAGGTCATTACAGCTTCGACCTCCCCATCAACCTCTCCGACATCGAACGCATTGAGATCGTGCAGGGTCCCTCCTCCCTGATCTATGGTGCCGGTGCTTTCTCCGGGGGAATCAACATCATCACAAAAAAAGACAATGCCAGCAACGCTTTTGCGAAGCTGGAAGGGGGTATGCACAGCCTCTTTGGCGCAGAGGCAAGAGCTGCCTACAGGAAAAACAGTCAATTGCACACCCTTTCT
This genomic window from Dysgonomonadaceae bacterium zrk40 contains:
- a CDS encoding RsmD family RNA methyltransferase, translated to MRIISGKYKSRRIQVPPNLKARPTTDFAKEGLFNVLNNYLAWEDLTALDLFSGTGSIAFELISRGASYVVSLEMNQLHYNFICKTQELLGANELFPLKSDVFRYLQHASQQFDLIFADPPYDLPKLETIPETIIHKELVKEGGFFIMEHSGKFDFSHLPHFSECRRYGNVHFSIFAF